The Streptomyces sp. NBC_00659 genomic interval AGCGCCGGGTGGAACTTGACCGCGAAGCAGAAGGTGATCCCGGCCTCCTCGGCCACCTGGGCGACCCGGCTCACCGGCAGTTGGAGATTGACGCCGAGCTTCTCCAGGACGTCCGACGCCCCGGACGCGGAGGACGCGGCCCGGTTGCCGTGCTTGACGACCTTGGCGCCGGTGCCGGCCACCACGATCGAGGACATCGTGGAGATGTTGACGGTCTTCGCGCCGTCGCCGCCCGTTCCGACGATGTCGACGGTGTGTCCGGGCACCTCGATGACATTGGCGTGCTCGTACATCGCCCGGACGAGTCCGGTGATCTCCTGGACGGTCTCGCCCTTGGCCCGCAGGGCCACCACGAACCCGGCGATCTGCGCGTCGGTCGCCTCGCCGCGCATGATGCGGTCCATCGCCCAGGCCGTGTCGTCCGCGCTCTGGTCGCGGCCTTCGAGCAGGCCGTTCAGTACCGCGGGCCAGGAACGGCCCGCCGCGGTGTCGCCTCCAGCGGGGTTCACAGCGCTCATGGTCGCTCCTGGGTTCGTGGGTCACGCGGTCGCGGGTGACACGGGTCGTGGGTGACGCGGGGTGGATCGCCCCGCAGCACCGGGTGAGTCCACCCTATCCAGCCCGGGGGACGGCAAAGAGCCCCGTCCATGTCATGGACGGGGCTCCAGCCGTGGCGAACAGCCGGGGATCAGTGGTGGCCGTGGCCGCTCGTGATCTCCTTGTACTCCTCGACGGTGGGCTTGGGGATCTGGCCTTCCTCCCCGTAGAAGCCCTCGCTCATCTTGGCGCGCAGCTTCTGCGCGCCCGAGACCTTGCGCTCGACACCGTTCTCGTCGACCGTCGGGCCGATCTCGGCCGGCTTGTACTGCTCGTGCGCGGTGAGCGTGTGCAGCGCGTCCTGGCTGAGCGGCTCGTGGACCTCGATGAACTCACCGTGCGGCAGGCGCTTGATGATGCCCGACTCGCGGCCGTGCAGCACCTTGTCCCGGTCCCGGCGCTGGAGGCCGAGGCAGATCCGCTTGGTGGCCATGAAGGTGAGCACCGGCACGACGAAGAACGCGATCCGCACGAACCAGGTGATCGAGTTGATCGCCAGGTGGAAGTGCGTGGCCCAGATGTCGTTGCCGCCGCCGACGAGCAGGACGAAGTACCAGCTGATCCAGGCGGCGCCGAACGCGGTCCGGGTCGGGACGTTGCGCGGGCGGTCCAGGATGTGGTGCTCGCGCTTGTCCCCGGTGACCCAGGACTCGATGAACGGGTAGACCGCGATCGCGACCAGGACCAGCGGGAAGATCACCAGCGGGATGAACACGCCCAGGACGAGCGTGTGACCCCAGAGGTTGATCTCCCAGCCCGGCATGACACGGATCAGGCCTTCGGAGAAGCCCATGTACCAGTCGGGCTGGGCGCCGGTGGACACCTGGTCCGGCCGGTACGGACCCATGGCCCAGATCGGGTTGATCGAGGCGATCGCCGCGATGACCGCGATGACACCGAAGACCAGGAAGAAGAAGCCT includes:
- the qcrB gene encoding cytochrome bc1 complex cytochrome b subunit, with protein sequence MSTTTTSDSRSSREKAPAGERVADWADGRLGIYSLAKSNMRKIFPDHWSFMLGEICLYSFIIIILTGVYLTLFFHPSMNEVEYHGSYVPLQGQLMSEAFNSTMHISFDVRGGLLIRQIHHWAALIFLAGMFVHMMRVFFTGAFRKPREVNWVFGFLLFVLGMFTGFTGYSLPDDLLSGTGVRFMEGAVLSVPIVGTYLSFFLFGGEFPGGDFVARFYSVHVLLLPGIMLGLVVGHLILVFYHKHTQFAGPGKTNNNVVGMPLLPVYMAKAGGFFFLVFGVIAVIAAIASINPIWAMGPYRPDQVSTGAQPDWYMGFSEGLIRVMPGWEINLWGHTLVLGVFIPLVIFPLVLVAIAVYPFIESWVTGDKREHHILDRPRNVPTRTAFGAAWISWYFVLLVGGGNDIWATHFHLAINSITWFVRIAFFVVPVLTFMATKRICLGLQRRDRDKVLHGRESGIIKRLPHGEFIEVHEPLSQDALHTLTAHEQYKPAEIGPTVDENGVERKVSGAQKLRAKMSEGFYGEEGQIPKPTVEEYKEITSGHGHH